A single window of Syntrophotalea acetylenica DNA harbors:
- a CDS encoding pyridine nucleotide-disulfide oxidoreductase/dicluster-binding protein, with the protein MEKQELTAWEQRCIQDEAPACTSACPIHVDVRQFVQQIGQENWKGALDTLARTMPFPRILAHICDHPCEEHCKRRQAGGAIAIGALERACIQHAQNWRPKAVMAQKRAHVAVVGSSLSSLTAAWDLLTKGYAVTIIEPQQRLGGRLWELPEELLPRAILDQDLQALNALRATVELAAKCDGERCLERLQAEFDAVYIGFDHDLGKAFPELRDDSGRFISNLPLMTTVCQNVFAGGIAPDGEACSNIMQVLDGRRGATSIDRYLAKVALTYGRDGEGPHDTRLFTNLTGIEAQAPLLSSDETEPATDDDAVKEARRCIQCECLECVKVCDYLRQAKSYPKKYARQIYNNERVIFGSAHTKNQFVNSCSLCGLCAAVCPTNFSMGELSLQARRTMVEQNSMPASFHEFALQDMAFSNSDKFALCRHQPRHNSSRYLYFPSCQLCSTCPGEVLDSYAYLCDHLTGGVGIWLGCCGAPALWAGQEELFKQALTAMRDQWCEMGLPKIIVACSSCQQLLEKHLPDIETISLWSLVDTDTLASRGQTTNHTATPRTLAIVDPCSSRHNHAGQQTVRKLVRDLGFRIEELPLHGEEAECCGYGGLMFNTNPRLAREIVNRRAQDSPCDYLAYCGMCRDNFAATGKRTAHLIELLFSGPGKGDPAARGWISWSERRANRSKIKTHLLQTRWNENATRTDSENKMILHMSPEIQRRIDERRILEDDIQRVIAHAEKTGQRLIDKRNGNFRACQALENVTFWVEYAPEDQGFTVYNAYSHRMKIKGVKHDTA; encoded by the coding sequence ATGGAAAAACAAGAACTTACAGCCTGGGAACAGAGATGCATTCAGGACGAGGCGCCAGCTTGTACCAGTGCCTGTCCTATCCACGTCGATGTACGGCAGTTTGTTCAGCAGATAGGGCAGGAAAACTGGAAGGGCGCCCTGGACACCCTGGCCCGCACCATGCCCTTTCCGCGGATTCTGGCGCACATATGCGATCACCCCTGTGAAGAGCACTGCAAGCGTCGCCAGGCCGGCGGCGCCATTGCCATTGGCGCTCTGGAACGGGCCTGCATCCAGCATGCGCAAAACTGGCGACCCAAAGCCGTCATGGCGCAGAAACGCGCACATGTCGCCGTGGTTGGCAGTTCGCTCAGCAGCCTGACCGCAGCCTGGGATCTGCTCACAAAAGGCTATGCCGTCACCATAATCGAGCCGCAACAGCGCCTTGGCGGACGCCTGTGGGAGTTGCCGGAGGAACTGCTTCCCCGGGCTATCCTTGACCAGGACCTGCAGGCTCTGAACGCCCTGAGAGCAACGGTGGAACTGGCTGCGAAATGCGACGGCGAACGATGTCTGGAGCGACTGCAGGCTGAATTTGACGCCGTGTATATCGGCTTCGACCACGATCTGGGCAAGGCCTTTCCCGAGCTGCGCGATGATTCGGGCCGTTTTATTTCAAACCTGCCCCTGATGACCACGGTGTGTCAGAATGTTTTTGCCGGCGGCATCGCGCCCGATGGGGAAGCCTGCTCCAACATCATGCAGGTACTTGACGGTCGCCGCGGCGCGACTTCCATAGACCGCTACCTGGCAAAAGTCGCTCTTACCTATGGCCGAGATGGTGAAGGGCCCCATGATACGCGTTTGTTCACCAACCTGACGGGCATCGAAGCACAAGCGCCGCTATTGTCATCCGACGAAACCGAACCTGCCACCGACGACGATGCCGTAAAAGAGGCGCGGCGCTGCATACAGTGCGAGTGTCTTGAATGCGTAAAGGTCTGCGATTATCTGCGCCAGGCCAAAAGTTATCCCAAAAAATACGCCCGCCAGATCTACAACAACGAGCGGGTGATTTTTGGCAGTGCCCATACCAAAAACCAGTTTGTAAATTCCTGCAGTCTTTGTGGGCTGTGCGCGGCTGTCTGTCCGACCAACTTTTCCATGGGCGAGTTGTCCCTGCAAGCGCGTCGCACCATGGTGGAGCAGAACTCCATGCCGGCCTCGTTTCACGAGTTCGCCCTGCAGGACATGGCCTTCAGCAACAGCGACAAATTCGCCCTGTGCCGCCATCAACCACGGCACAACAGCAGCAGATACCTGTACTTTCCCAGTTGTCAGCTGTGCTCCACCTGTCCTGGTGAAGTGCTGGACTCCTATGCATACCTGTGCGATCACCTGACCGGTGGCGTCGGTATCTGGCTGGGCTGCTGCGGTGCGCCGGCGCTGTGGGCCGGCCAGGAAGAGCTTTTCAAACAAGCCCTGACGGCCATGCGGGACCAGTGGTGCGAAATGGGCCTGCCCAAAATTATTGTCGCCTGCAGCAGTTGTCAACAGCTTCTGGAAAAACATTTACCCGACATCGAAACCATTTCATTATGGTCCCTGGTCGATACCGACACGTTGGCATCACGCGGCCAGACAACTAACCACACCGCCACGCCTCGAACACTGGCAATCGTCGATCCCTGCAGCAGCCGTCACAACCATGCCGGCCAGCAGACAGTCAGGAAACTGGTGCGGGATCTGGGCTTCCGCATCGAGGAGTTGCCATTGCACGGGGAAGAAGCAGAATGTTGCGGTTATGGCGGGTTGATGTTCAACACCAACCCGCGACTGGCAAGGGAGATCGTGAACCGTCGCGCCCAGGACAGCCCGTGCGACTACCTGGCCTATTGCGGCATGTGCCGGGACAACTTCGCCGCGACCGGCAAACGTACGGCGCACCTCATCGAGCTGCTTTTTTCCGGTCCGGGAAAAGGCGATCCGGCGGCACGCGGCTGGATTTCCTGGTCAGAGCGACGGGCCAATCGCAGCAAGATAAAAACACACCTGCTCCAGACCCGGTGGAACGAAAACGCTACCCGGACGGATTCGGAAAACAAAATGATCCTGCACATGTCACCCGAGATCCAAAGGCGCATTGATGAGCGCCGCATACTGGAAGATGACATCCAGCGCGTTATCGCCCATGCCGAGAAAACAGGTCAGCGTCTGATCGACAAGCGCAACGGGAACTTCCGGGCCTGCCAGGCACTGGAAAATGTTACCTTCTGGGTGGAGTACGCTCCCGAAGATCAGGGCTTCACGGTCTACAATGCCTACAGTCATCGGATGAAAATCAAGGGAGTCAAGCATGATACCGCCTGA
- the trsM gene encoding DVU_1556 family methyltransferase: MAEPPRLYESALVRQATGNTIRPGGLTLLQRAMELCAMASGARVLDVGCGTGASTTYLRHRYQLRAAGVDLSAKLLLEGSVTVPGLPLIRGRAEYLPCRNACLDGLVCECVLSLLPDSHATLCEFNRVLKPSARLIVSDLYRRAPDENGQAEVSVPCCVASARSHSFIRKQVLSAGFELQLWEDHSYLLGNLAARLILDHGSLQAFWVKVFGETAGQEIAHAVAASRPGYFLMIAQKRI, from the coding sequence ATGGCAGAACCGCCGCGGCTCTACGAATCGGCTCTTGTGCGCCAGGCCACCGGAAATACGATTCGTCCCGGAGGCCTGACCCTCTTGCAGCGCGCCATGGAACTCTGCGCCATGGCCAGCGGGGCGCGGGTGCTGGACGTCGGCTGCGGTACGGGCGCCAGCACAACATACCTGAGACATCGATATCAGTTGCGAGCGGCAGGGGTGGATCTTTCCGCCAAACTCCTCTTGGAAGGATCAGTGACAGTTCCGGGTCTGCCACTGATCCGGGGGAGAGCGGAATACCTCCCCTGCCGAAACGCATGTCTCGACGGACTGGTATGTGAGTGCGTTCTATCCCTGCTACCCGACAGCCATGCGACCCTGTGCGAATTCAACCGGGTTCTGAAACCTAGCGCCAGGCTGATTGTCAGCGATCTATACCGGCGCGCGCCGGATGAAAACGGGCAGGCTGAGGTATCCGTACCCTGCTGCGTCGCAAGCGCCCGAAGCCATTCGTTCATTCGGAAGCAGGTGCTTTCGGCAGGTTTCGAGTTGCAGCTTTGGGAAGACCACTCTTATCTGCTTGGCAATCTGGCGGCTCGACTGATACTGGATCATGGTTCCCTGCAAGCGTTTTGGGTAAAGGTTTTCGGCGAGACGGCGGGCCAGGAGATAGCGCACGCCGTGGCGGCCTCCCGCCCTGGATATTTTCTGATGATTGCGCAAAAACGGATTTGA
- a CDS encoding NADH-quinone oxidoreductase subunit N, whose product MIGNILGLMPMLVLFLGSVAALFLPARRSLVFGACCALLAAATACWPEPPGAAETPLIATHLFARGCTILWSLFGASACLLAGRYRRGSRLPGPEFAALTLFTVLGMAILSAATSLVSLFLGLETMTLGFYILIAFDRQNPTGAEAGLKYLLPGLVASALLAFGTALVFTATGTFALPDAVTLSMAGASMHGIALLGWTLILCAVAFKASLAPFHLWTPDVYQGAPAPVTALLASGSKGAVFAVLLSSAPIALLLPMRPLLTGLAALSMIVGSFAALPQTNLKRMLAYSSIVHMGYLVLAVLVGGDSGLKTGLFYLISYAAATLAAFGLLASLSEDGEEPQQYAALEGLARRSPWRAAILGGALLSLAGFPPMAGFMAKMVLFTSSLSAGFRELVILALLSSLVSCYYYMRPILAMFRRSPIQGCLLPPSLTEGVVLGLWSIIMLTGGFYPEPIFLWIASLVP is encoded by the coding sequence ATGATCGGCAACATCCTGGGATTGATGCCGATGCTGGTACTGTTCCTCGGTTCCGTAGCGGCTCTGTTCCTTCCGGCGCGGCGCTCCCTGGTCTTCGGTGCCTGCTGTGCCTTGCTGGCCGCGGCCACGGCCTGTTGGCCGGAACCGCCCGGCGCTGCCGAGACGCCGTTGATCGCAACTCACCTGTTCGCCAGGGGATGCACCATTCTGTGGTCACTGTTCGGAGCTTCCGCCTGCCTGCTGGCCGGGCGTTACCGCCGCGGCAGTCGCCTGCCGGGTCCCGAATTCGCCGCGTTAACGCTGTTTACCGTTCTCGGCATGGCAATTCTTTCAGCCGCGACATCCTTGGTCAGCCTGTTTCTCGGGCTGGAAACCATGACCCTGGGATTCTATATCCTGATTGCTTTCGACCGGCAAAATCCAACCGGTGCCGAGGCCGGTCTCAAATATCTTCTCCCCGGGCTCGTGGCGAGCGCGCTGCTTGCTTTTGGAACGGCTCTTGTTTTTACAGCGACAGGAACTTTTGCCCTGCCCGATGCCGTCACTTTGTCGATGGCCGGCGCTTCCATGCACGGCATTGCGCTTCTGGGGTGGACCTTGATTTTATGTGCCGTTGCTTTCAAAGCTTCTCTGGCGCCGTTTCATCTGTGGACCCCCGATGTGTACCAGGGGGCTCCGGCACCGGTAACCGCACTGCTTGCCAGCGGATCCAAGGGCGCGGTATTTGCGGTGCTGCTGTCATCCGCCCCGATAGCGCTGTTGTTGCCAATGCGGCCCCTGCTGACCGGGCTGGCAGCCTTGTCCATGATCGTCGGCAGCTTCGCCGCCCTGCCTCAGACCAACCTCAAGCGTATGCTGGCTTATTCATCCATAGTGCATATGGGCTACCTTGTCCTCGCCGTGCTTGTCGGAGGGGACTCCGGTCTCAAAACAGGGCTGTTTTATCTGATCTCGTACGCAGCCGCCACTCTGGCAGCCTTTGGCCTGCTCGCTTCTCTGTCCGAAGATGGGGAGGAGCCGCAGCAATACGCCGCGCTGGAAGGGCTTGCCCGCAGGTCCCCATGGCGCGCCGCCATACTTGGCGGCGCGCTGCTGTCGCTGGCCGGCTTCCCCCCCATGGCGGGCTTCATGGCCAAAATGGTGCTTTTCACCAGCAGCCTGAGCGCCGGCTTCAGGGAGCTTGTTATCCTGGCTTTGCTATCTTCGCTGGTTTCCTGTTATTATTACATGCGTCCGATACTGGCCATGTTCCGCCGCAGCCCGATACAAGGGTGTTTATTACCGCCCAGTCTGACCGAGGGCGTGGTGCTTGGCCTCTGGTCGATTATCATGCTGACAGGCGGTTTCTACCCGGAGCCGATTTTTCTCTGGATCGCATCTCTCGTGCCCTGA
- a CDS encoding molybdopterin-binding protein, whose product MVQIIPVEEAVGKILSHDITRIVPGEFKGRAFKKGHMITDEDVPKLKQLGKDHIYVLNLCEGLVHENLAAERIAKAICGPCLKFGEPNQGKIELTSQLSGLLKIDVSLLQKLNEIPDVTIATLLTNQPVCVGTTVAGTRIIPLFTREENLLRLEDVCRQHAPLITVKPFLPFRVGLITTGTEVFHGRIPDGFGPIVRSKFKAMGSEIYRQDIVPDEIPIIAEAISRQVSEGAQLVVLTGGMSVDPDDLTPASIRATGASVISYGAPTYPGAMFMLAELNGVPILGLPGCTMYHKATIFELVVTRLLAGERVTRSDIIALGHGGLCAGCQNCHYPNCGFGKS is encoded by the coding sequence ATGGTACAGATCATTCCGGTTGAAGAGGCTGTAGGCAAGATTTTATCCCACGATATCACCCGTATTGTGCCAGGTGAGTTCAAGGGTCGTGCCTTCAAAAAGGGTCATATGATCACGGATGAGGATGTACCAAAGCTCAAACAGCTCGGCAAGGACCACATCTATGTACTCAACCTCTGTGAGGGGTTGGTACACGAAAACCTCGCTGCAGAGCGCATCGCCAAAGCGATTTGTGGTCCTTGCCTGAAGTTCGGAGAGCCGAATCAGGGGAAAATCGAGCTGACGTCGCAATTGAGCGGGTTGCTTAAAATCGATGTTTCACTGTTGCAAAAGCTCAATGAGATCCCGGACGTAACCATAGCGACCCTGCTGACCAATCAGCCGGTGTGCGTTGGAACAACGGTTGCCGGCACACGTATTATCCCGCTGTTTACCCGGGAAGAAAACCTGCTTCGATTGGAAGATGTCTGCCGACAGCACGCCCCCCTGATTACGGTCAAACCCTTCCTGCCTTTTCGCGTGGGCCTGATCACAACAGGAACCGAGGTATTTCACGGCCGCATCCCGGACGGTTTCGGGCCTATCGTTCGCAGCAAGTTTAAAGCGATGGGGAGCGAAATCTATCGGCAGGATATTGTTCCTGATGAAATTCCCATTATTGCGGAAGCCATTAGCAGACAAGTCTCCGAGGGTGCGCAACTGGTGGTTCTTACCGGGGGGATGTCGGTCGATCCGGATGACCTCACGCCTGCCTCCATACGCGCCACGGGCGCCTCTGTCATCTCCTACGGTGCTCCTACATATCCCGGTGCCATGTTCATGCTGGCGGAACTGAACGGGGTCCCGATCCTGGGCCTCCCGGGTTGCACCATGTACCACAAAGCCACCATCTTCGAGCTGGTAGTCACCCGCCTGCTGGCGGGCGAAAGAGTCACACGCTCCGACATTATCGCTTTGGGCCATGGAGGTCTTTGCGCTGGCTGCCAGAATTGCCACTACCCCAACTGCGGATTCGGAAAGAGCTGA
- a CDS encoding DVU_1557 family redox protein, whose protein sequence is MIPPEEAEAWICAKCGAPLKILKVEFSYMKGNFTVDLPACAGCGMVLVTEDLALGKMAEVERILEDK, encoded by the coding sequence ATGATACCGCCTGAAGAAGCAGAAGCCTGGATCTGCGCCAAATGCGGAGCGCCACTGAAAATTCTCAAGGTGGAGTTCAGTTACATGAAGGGAAATTTCACCGTTGACCTGCCGGCCTGTGCCGGATGCGGAATGGTTCTGGTCACGGAAGATCTTGCTCTCGGGAAAATGGCCGAGGTGGAACGCATTCTTGAGGACAAATAG
- a CDS encoding CoA-binding protein — protein MDITERIAQFLAADGFAVAGASTNREKYGNKVLRCYMQHGKHVVPVNPHAVQVEGLPSVTSVSELPDGIQSLSIITPPQITDKVVEEAIAKGIRNIWMQPGAQSPQSIQRCEDAGLNLIADGSCVLVVMGYHES, from the coding sequence ATGGACATCACCGAACGTATTGCCCAGTTCCTTGCCGCCGACGGTTTCGCCGTTGCGGGGGCTTCCACCAATCGTGAAAAATACGGCAACAAGGTGCTTCGCTGTTACATGCAGCACGGCAAGCACGTCGTGCCCGTCAATCCCCATGCCGTGCAGGTCGAAGGACTGCCCAGCGTAACAAGTGTTTCCGAACTGCCCGACGGCATTCAGAGCCTGTCCATCATCACGCCGCCGCAAATCACGGACAAGGTCGTCGAAGAGGCCATTGCCAAGGGCATCCGGAATATCTGGATGCAGCCTGGCGCACAAAGTCCCCAGTCAATACAACGCTGCGAGGACGCCGGGTTGAATCTTATTGCCGACGGCAGTTGCGTACTGGTGGTGATGGGCTATCACGAATCCTGA
- a CDS encoding NifB/NifX family molybdenum-iron cluster-binding protein: MKLCFPVAEDRGINSKIYGHFNSAPFFLIVDADSLETETVANIDPDNPATSCNPFAALKGHQIDGLITAGMGDSALQAMHLCGFRAYEAQSENLLENMEMFKRKELPESLVQDSAAQGRCSDGDDTADSGSGSCGDAHEH; this comes from the coding sequence ATGAAACTATGCTTCCCGGTTGCCGAGGATCGCGGCATCAACAGTAAAATTTACGGGCATTTCAATTCCGCGCCTTTTTTCCTCATCGTGGATGCGGATAGCCTGGAAACCGAGACGGTGGCCAACATCGACCCTGACAATCCGGCAACCAGCTGCAACCCCTTCGCGGCCCTCAAAGGGCACCAAATTGACGGCCTGATTACCGCCGGCATGGGGGATTCCGCGCTGCAGGCCATGCATCTGTGCGGATTTCGGGCATACGAGGCCCAATCGGAAAACCTCCTTGAGAATATGGAGATGTTCAAACGCAAAGAGCTCCCGGAAAGCCTCGTGCAGGACAGCGCCGCCCAGGGAAGATGCTCCGATGGCGACGATACTGCCGACAGCGGGTCCGGATCCTGCGGCGATGCCCACGAGCATTAA
- a CDS encoding molybdopterin-dependent aldehyde oxidoreductase has translation MIKKVLNVNGIDRTLIVDQEALLCDVLRKQLQLTGTKVGCGTGVCGACNVIVDGKLVRSCVTKMKRIPNLAKITTIEGIGSPLNLHPIQKAFIFHGAIQCGFCTPGFVVSTKVLLDQNPNPTREQVRDWFQKHRNACRCTGYIMIVNAVMDAAKVLRGEMPVSAIEYKTPADGKVYGTCMPRPTSVAKACGLWDFGEDMRQQLPENTLECALVQPEVSHAIIKGIDTSEAEKMPGVVKVVTHKDVKGKNRITGLITFPTNKGDGWDRPILNDEKIFQYGDVVAIVCADTRENAKAAAAKVKVDLEVLPSYMNAIAAKAEDAIEIHPGTPNVYYDCIIKKGEETKPIFEKAAHVAEGYYYLQRQPHMPIEPDVGFAYIDDDKRVIVHSKSIGIHLHHAMICPGLGLEPEQLVLIQNPTGATFGYKFSPTMEALVAVATMATGRPCFLGYDWAQQQFYTGKRSPAFLNVRLAADEEGNFLGLESDWDLDHGPYSEFGDLVTVRQAQFCGAGYDIRNIRGHGRTVCTNHGWGSAFRAYGSPQAFMASESLVDELAKQMGVDPFELRYKNLYREGATTPTGQEPEVLCFPEMFDILRPKYKAAVERAKRESTDTKKRGVGISLGIYGCGLDGPDTSGAWAQLEKDGSVTIGNAWECHGQGADMGTVAFAHHTLRPLGLSADQINLCMNDTSLTPNSGPSGGSRQNVVTGNAIHSACTNLLNAMRKSDGSFRTYDEMVADGKELKYEGTWTTPCTHMDLDTQQGKPFCIYMYALFMAEVEVDVTTGKVDVLKMTYVGDNGTITNRLVVDGQVYGGLAQGIGLALTEDFEFIKKHSNMVGAGFPYIKDITDDMELIYIETPRKDGAFGQAGVGEGPLTSPHVSIVNAIDNACGVRIRHLPVYPEKVLAALKSEKKSFDVEDAFAGGFFTE, from the coding sequence ATGATCAAAAAGGTACTGAATGTCAACGGCATCGACCGTACCCTGATCGTCGATCAGGAAGCGTTGCTGTGCGACGTACTGCGCAAACAGTTGCAGCTGACCGGCACCAAGGTCGGGTGCGGAACCGGCGTGTGTGGCGCCTGCAACGTCATTGTTGACGGCAAACTGGTGCGTTCTTGCGTGACCAAGATGAAGCGGATTCCGAACCTCGCAAAAATCACCACCATCGAGGGTATCGGATCGCCCCTGAATCTGCATCCCATCCAGAAGGCTTTCATCTTTCATGGCGCCATCCAGTGCGGCTTCTGCACCCCCGGCTTCGTTGTGTCGACCAAGGTTCTGCTCGACCAGAATCCCAACCCGACCCGCGAACAAGTCCGCGACTGGTTCCAGAAGCATCGCAACGCCTGCCGCTGCACCGGCTACATCATGATCGTCAACGCAGTCATGGATGCGGCCAAGGTGCTGCGCGGAGAAATGCCCGTGTCCGCCATCGAGTACAAAACTCCCGCCGATGGCAAGGTCTATGGCACCTGCATGCCGCGGCCGACATCGGTGGCCAAGGCCTGCGGCCTGTGGGACTTCGGCGAGGACATGCGCCAGCAGCTGCCTGAGAACACCCTGGAATGCGCCCTGGTACAGCCGGAAGTTTCCCATGCCATCATTAAGGGCATCGATACCTCCGAGGCCGAAAAAATGCCCGGCGTAGTCAAAGTCGTCACCCACAAGGACGTCAAGGGCAAGAACCGCATTACCGGCCTGATCACCTTCCCCACCAACAAAGGCGACGGCTGGGATCGTCCGATTCTGAACGATGAAAAAATCTTCCAGTATGGTGACGTTGTTGCCATCGTCTGCGCCGATACGCGGGAGAACGCCAAAGCGGCGGCGGCCAAGGTCAAGGTTGATCTGGAAGTGCTGCCCTCCTATATGAACGCCATCGCGGCCAAGGCCGAGGACGCTATCGAGATTCACCCCGGCACTCCCAACGTATATTATGACTGCATCATCAAAAAAGGCGAAGAAACCAAGCCGATCTTTGAAAAAGCCGCCCACGTGGCCGAGGGCTATTACTACCTGCAGCGCCAGCCGCATATGCCCATCGAGCCCGACGTCGGCTTCGCCTACATCGACGACGACAAGCGAGTGATTGTGCATTCCAAGTCCATCGGCATCCATTTGCACCACGCAATGATCTGCCCGGGGCTGGGCCTCGAGCCCGAACAACTGGTGCTCATCCAGAACCCCACCGGCGCCACCTTCGGCTACAAATTCAGCCCGACCATGGAAGCCTTGGTCGCCGTGGCCACCATGGCTACCGGCCGCCCCTGCTTCCTCGGTTACGACTGGGCCCAGCAGCAGTTCTACACCGGCAAGCGTTCGCCGGCATTCCTGAATGTACGCCTTGCCGCTGACGAGGAAGGCAATTTCCTGGGCTTGGAAAGCGACTGGGATCTGGACCATGGCCCCTATTCCGAATTCGGCGACCTGGTAACCGTGCGACAGGCCCAGTTCTGCGGCGCCGGTTATGACATCAGAAATATCCGCGGCCACGGCCGCACCGTCTGCACCAACCACGGCTGGGGCTCGGCCTTCCGCGCTTACGGTTCCCCCCAGGCGTTCATGGCTTCCGAGTCGCTGGTCGACGAACTGGCCAAGCAGATGGGCGTGGACCCCTTCGAATTGCGCTACAAAAACCTGTATCGCGAAGGCGCCACCACGCCGACCGGCCAGGAACCCGAAGTGCTGTGCTTCCCGGAGATGTTCGACATCCTGCGGCCCAAGTACAAGGCAGCCGTGGAACGTGCCAAGCGTGAATCCACCGACACCAAGAAACGTGGCGTCGGCATCTCCCTCGGTATCTATGGCTGCGGTCTCGACGGACCGGATACCTCCGGTGCCTGGGCGCAGCTGGAAAAAGACGGCAGCGTAACCATCGGCAATGCCTGGGAATGCCACGGTCAGGGCGCGGACATGGGTACAGTGGCCTTCGCGCATCATACCCTGCGTCCCCTCGGCCTGTCGGCCGATCAGATTAATCTGTGCATGAACGATACCAGCCTGACCCCCAACAGCGGCCCTTCCGGCGGCAGCCGCCAGAACGTGGTTACCGGCAACGCCATCCACTCGGCCTGTACCAACCTGCTGAACGCCATGCGCAAGAGCGACGGCAGCTTCCGCACCTACGACGAAATGGTCGCGGATGGCAAGGAGCTCAAATACGAAGGCACCTGGACAACGCCCTGCACGCACATGGACCTCGATACCCAGCAGGGCAAGCCTTTCTGCATCTACATGTACGCGCTGTTTATGGCCGAGGTCGAAGTGGACGTTACCACCGGCAAGGTTGACGTGCTCAAGATGACCTATGTCGGCGACAACGGCACCATTACCAACCGTCTGGTGGTTGACGGGCAGGTCTATGGTGGCCTTGCCCAGGGTATCGGCCTGGCCCTGACCGAAGATTTCGAGTTTATCAAGAAGCACTCGAATATGGTCGGAGCCGGCTTCCCCTACATCAAGGATATCACCGACGATATGGAGCTGATCTATATCGAAACACCGCGCAAGGACGGAGCCTTCGGCCAGGCCGGCGTCGGAGAAGGTCCGCTCACCTCGCCGCACGTGTCGATCGTCAATGCCATCGACAACGCCTGTGGGGTGCGTATCCGCCATCTCCCCGTGTATCCTGAAAAAGTGCTGGCCGCCCTCAAGTCGGAGAAAAAATCCTTCGATGTCGAGGACGCATTTGCCGGCGGATTCTTCACCGAGTAA
- a CDS encoding DVU_1555 family C-GCAxxG-C-C protein — translation MMLENTMRMFELAEKGYYCSQILLSLALDSCGRTNPDLIRTMAGLAHGAGFGAGTCGALTGGCCLLAFYSAKGSDTEEETELFMGMRQQLTEWFIESVGEQYGGVDCETIVGDGADKQIRCGQIVGAVYAKARDILTRNGFDMSICKQD, via the coding sequence ATGATGCTTGAAAATACAATGCGTATGTTTGAACTGGCCGAAAAAGGTTATTACTGCAGCCAGATACTGTTGTCTCTTGCCCTGGACAGCTGTGGCCGAACCAATCCCGACCTGATCAGAACCATGGCCGGGCTTGCGCACGGTGCGGGTTTCGGTGCCGGCACCTGCGGCGCTCTGACTGGCGGCTGTTGTCTGCTCGCTTTCTATTCCGCCAAGGGCAGCGATACGGAAGAAGAGACCGAGCTTTTCATGGGCATGCGCCAGCAACTGACCGAATGGTTCATTGAATCCGTCGGCGAGCAGTATGGTGGCGTCGACTGTGAAACCATCGTCGGAGACGGCGCGGACAAACAGATTCGCTGCGGACAGATTGTCGGGGCGGTTTATGCCAAGGCACGGGATATCCTGACCCGTAACGGTTTTGACATGTCGATTTGCAAACAGGACTGA